A stretch of DNA from Aciduliprofundum sp. MAR08-339:
ATTCCGGGATTGTATGAATTGCGAACCCATGCGTCAAAATCGTGCCACGAATCATCGGGTGCCCACACCACGTTGAGTTGCCAGTGCACATGGTCAAATGGAAGGGTTAGAAGATGCATAACATCCCTGTATATGTCACTCTCCTCGCTCACAGCCATTCGGGCTATTAAATCTCCGCCGTAGTATGGACGAATTCTTCTCACCCTGTCCACAACCATATCGTAAACCCCACTACCACGGTAGAAATCGGTGACCTCACGTGGACCATCAATTGAAACGAGAATTGCATCAAGGCGATTTAGGTAATCCTCCGGTATTTTATGCAAAAAAAAGCCGTTTGTCTGCACCACGAATCTCTTAGCAGGAACCGAGTCCATAATCTCCATCATCACCTTCAAGCGCAGGGTGGGCTCACCACCGTAAAAGGCCACAATTGCATCGGGATCCTCCATAATAAAATTCTTTAAATTATCAATACTGTACTGTATCTCGTGGGGCATCACCTCTTCTGGAATGGTGCCTCCACAGTACCTGCAATGCAGATTACAAACCCCGGTAAGGAACACTATGTAAAGCATCGGGGTAGAATGGAAAAAGGTATTAATTATTTATCCCAGTGCCGCATGCTCACGCAGAAGTGCAAACCTCTTTTTAAGTCGCTTTATTGCATACTCAAGGGTATCAATTGCAGTCAAACTTCCATCGGTCTCAAACTCGAAGATGAAGTGGGAGTCATCCTCAATTATCTCGGGCTCTTCAAAGGAAAGCAATTCAGCCATGGCCTTGCATGGAATGTCATCTGTGAAAACTATGTACTCCTCATCCTCCTTTATCACATTCTTGGGACAGGAATCCTTTACCTTCTGCCACAACTCGCTATCCTTCTTGCTCACCCTTATCTCCCTGTGGTACTTGTAGGTCACGCCGCTTGTCACCTGCCACTTGGCATGCTCCTTGGCGGTGCCCATTATTGCCTCGGCCTCCAGAAGTATGGCCTGATGTTCCTTGAGCTTGACAATTGGAATTAGAGGATCCACAGGCCTAAATTTATCATCACCCACAGGAATGAGGTCACCTGAATAAACGGTTGCAGGCCCATGTTTGTTGAGTGTGTATGTCACCGTGCAAAGAGGACAGCCCTCATCTGGAGGATGGTCGCATTCATCTCTGAACTTCATATTCAAATCAGTGGGCAGAGGAATAAGACCCAGACGATGGGCAATAATCTCATCAAATAGAGGCGTGGATGAGTCGTAAACCTTGCCCTCCATGTCCCTGATCTGGCCATGGTGAAATATCACTTTGTGAATCGCCAGTTTTGGTATATCGTTTATGAGAGTTCTGCGCAATGCATTTGCCATGGCAGGAGTTATACCCCTAATTTCAAACCTTATGTACCTGTCCTGAACATCAAGGATGTTAAATTCCATTTAAACCCTCCTACCCCTCTTTCCGCCGGGCTTTCTCGTGCTATCATGCGGGATAGGTGTAACATCCTCAATGCGCAGAATTTTCATACCTGCCCTTGCCAGGGCCCTTATTGCCGCCTGAGCTCCCGGACCTGGACTCATACTCCTATTTCCACCAGGAGCACGAACTTTAACGATAATCTCCTCGATTTCCTTTTCCTTGAGTTGCTCGGCCACCATCTCAGCCGCCTTCATGGCGGCGTAGGGAGATGCTTCCTCGCGATCAGCCTTAACAACCATCCCACCAGATGCCTTGGCAAATGTCTCAGCACCTGTTATGTCCGTGGCCGTTATGATGGTATCATTATGGGAGGAATAAATGTGCACAACACTAACTCTGCTTGCCATTACTGTTCACCTCCCTCCTGAGTGGTTTCCCCCACACCCTCTGTTTCAACTCCGCCTTCTATAACCTGAGGACGCATAGGATGCATCTCATCTGCAAGAGGGGAGAACTTGTAGTAATCAATGAGTTCCTCCTCTTCAACCCTAACAAGATAACCGGGTATTGTAACCTTCCTATCACCTATGGCAATGTGACCGTGCACTATGAACTGCCTTGCCTGCTTTGGAGTGCGGGCAAGACCCTTCAGATACACAACAGTTTGCAACCTTCTGCGGAGAATATCCTCCACCGTCAGAGACAACACGGCATCAAGGGTTGCATTTGCCTCATTCAGGATACCCAGCTTTGTTAATTTCTCAAAAAGCAATTTCTGCTGCTTCTCAGCCTGAGGATCCCCGTATCTCAACTTGGCCTGAAGCTCTCTCGCCTGACCGCGGAAGTTGCGAAGTATGGATTTTGCCTTCCATATCTCTCTCTTGTTCTTTAACCCGTACTTCTTCTGAAGTTCCCATTCTTCCTTGATACGATCCGCTTCCCACGGATGCTTTGGGGTCTCGTACTTCTTCCTGTTGAACCTTGGATCACCCATCCACTCACCTCTTCTTCCTGCTAACTCCCACGGTTAGACCACTACGCCCATTTGAGCGGGTTCTCTGACCACGCACAGGCAGGCCCCTCTCGTGCCTAACTCCACGGTAGCATTTAATTCTCTTAAGTCTGTTAATATCATCCTGCTTCTGCAAATCAAGTTCCGTGGAGAGTACATGCCTGTCCTCTCCGGTAAAATAATCCTTACGGTGATTCATCATCCACCCGGGCAAGATCTCCTCCAGTTTCTCCTCAATTATGACCCTTATTTCCTCAATCTGCTCATCACTGAGTTCTCCAATTTTCTGCCTCGGGTTCATACTGAGGTCCTTCACTATGCCCTCGGCTACCCTGTATCCTATGCCCTTTATTCCCTGAATGGCATATATGATCGGCCTATTTCCATCCAGATCCGTATCGGCAATCCTGACGATATACTTGAATTCTGCCATATCCATCGCCCTTTATATGCGTGATATTGCCCCTAAACACCTTCACATATATATCAATTTTCCTTGCCCATTGGGGCATAATAACAAAGTTTATAAACCCTGCTTCCATAAACCTATGGGGAAAATGGTCATCCTCACCTCATCACATATCACGCTCACACACCTCACAAACTCATTGCGTAACCCAAAGGGGGAGCGATGGCTATTTTCCCGAAGAACAAGGAGGTGAAGAAATTGAATACGGACCCCTACGCAGCAAAATATCTGATAAGGGCAAGCATTGAAACAGATGGAATTGTGGAAAGACCAGATGTTGTTGGAGCAATTTTTGGACAGACTGAAGGTCTTTTGGGCGATGAACTGGACCTTAGAGATCTGCAGAAAAGCGGAAGAATAGGAAGAATTGAGGTTGATATAAAATCCGAGAAGGGAAAATCTGTCGGTGAGATTCTCATTCCCTCAAGTCTGGATCAGGTTGAAACCGCCATACTTGCCGCCGCTCTGGAGACCATTGACCGTGTTGGCCCATGCCGCTCCCGTGTTAAGGTCATATCCATAGAGGACATTAGGGCCACAAAGAGGCAGAGGGTTGTGGATCGTGCAAAGGAACTTTTGCAGATGCTTCTCAAGCAGGGTAAGCAGGTTAGCGAGGACCTCGTGAAATCTGTAAGAGAGGCTGTGGAAATTGAAGAGGTTGTGATCTATGGTGAGGATCATCTCCCTGCAGGACCAAATGTGGAGAAGAGCGAGGCAATAATCGTGGTTGAGGGGAGGAGTGATGTTATCAACCTCCTAAATTACGGGATAAAGAATGCCATAGCCGTAAACGGCACAAACGTGCCAAAAACGATAATTGAGTTGAGCAAGAAGAAGATTGTAACCGCTTTCCTTGACGGAGATCATGGTGGAGACCTGATACTCAAGGAACTTTTGCAGGTTGCAGACATAGATTTCATTGCAAGAGCCCCTCCCGGATACGAGGTTGAAGAACTTACATACAAGCAAATAGTCAAAGCCCTGAGAAACAAGGTACCTGTGGAGCAGTACATAGCCACTCACAATCTGGGCGATATAAAGAAGGAAGAGAAGGAAGGGAAGAAAGAGGATAAAAAGGAAAAAGAGCCAAAAAAGGAGGAGAAAAAAGAAGAAAAGAAGGAAGGTGAGGATCTAGTCTCACTTTTCAAGGATCTAAATTCAAAGAAGGAGGCTGCGCTGCTCAAGGATAATAAGGTAATTTTGCGAATACCCCTCAATGAATTAATTGAAAAATTGAAGAGTGCCAAGGAGAAGGGAGATACCCTGGTCACAGGCGGGATAATATCCCAGAGACTCGTTGATGTGGCCCACGAAAAAGGCATAGGCAGGATAATAGGATACAAGATAGGAAACGTGACGAAGAGACCCCTAAATATGAAATTGCTCACGAAAGATATGGTGAAGAAATGATAGATCCGAAAAAAGGTTTATCCCTGAATGATTTTGAAACGACGAAAGAAATAATCATACCG
This window harbors:
- a CDS encoding DNA-directed RNA polymerase subunit D; protein product: MEFNILDVQDRYIRFEIRGITPAMANALRRTLINDIPKLAIHKVIFHHGQIRDMEGKVYDSSTPLFDEIIAHRLGLIPLPTDLNMKFRDECDHPPDEGCPLCTVTYTLNKHGPATVYSGDLIPVGDDKFRPVDPLIPIVKLKEHQAILLEAEAIMGTAKEHAKWQVTSGVTYKYHREIRVSKKDSELWQKVKDSCPKNVIKEDEEYIVFTDDIPCKAMAELLSFEEPEIIEDDSHFIFEFETDGSLTAIDTLEYAIKRLKKRFALLREHAALG
- a CDS encoding 30S ribosomal protein S4; the protein is MGDPRFNRKKYETPKHPWEADRIKEEWELQKKYGLKNKREIWKAKSILRNFRGQARELQAKLRYGDPQAEKQQKLLFEKLTKLGILNEANATLDAVLSLTVEDILRRRLQTVVYLKGLARTPKQARQFIVHGHIAIGDRKVTIPGYLVRVEEEELIDYYKFSPLADEMHPMRPQVIEGGVETEGVGETTQEGGEQ
- a CDS encoding 30S ribosomal protein S13 produces the protein MAEFKYIVRIADTDLDGNRPIIYAIQGIKGIGYRVAEGIVKDLSMNPRQKIGELSDEQIEEIRVIIEEKLEEILPGWMMNHRKDYFTGEDRHVLSTELDLQKQDDINRLKRIKCYRGVRHERGLPVRGQRTRSNGRSGLTVGVSRKKR
- a CDS encoding 30S ribosomal protein S11, whose translation is MASRVSVVHIYSSHNDTIITATDITGAETFAKASGGMVVKADREEASPYAAMKAAEMVAEQLKEKEIEEIIVKVRAPGGNRSMSPGPGAQAAIRALARAGMKILRIEDVTPIPHDSTRKPGGKRGRRV
- a CDS encoding TIGR04084 family radical SAM/SPASM domain-containing protein, translated to MLYIVFLTGVCNLHCRYCGGTIPEEVMPHEIQYSIDNLKNFIMEDPDAIVAFYGGEPTLRLKVMMEIMDSVPAKRFVVQTNGFFLHKIPEDYLNRLDAILVSIDGPREVTDFYRGSGVYDMVVDRVRRIRPYYGGDLIARMAVSEESDIYRDVMHLLTLPFDHVHWQLNVVWAPDDSWHDFDAWVRNSYNPGITRLTDWWIGEIERSNIPGIVPFQGVIKRMLFQEDGLPCGAGRDAFAITTDGRILACPIGGEYEWNNLGDIWNKTPKELRNSVDVDEPCKSCDIYPICGGRCLFANKERYWGMEGFNKICGTVRHLVGEMKRAREVIENLIEEGMYKKEDFYYPAFNNTTEIIP
- the dnaG gene encoding DNA primase DnaG translates to MAIFPKNKEVKKLNTDPYAAKYLIRASIETDGIVERPDVVGAIFGQTEGLLGDELDLRDLQKSGRIGRIEVDIKSEKGKSVGEILIPSSLDQVETAILAAALETIDRVGPCRSRVKVISIEDIRATKRQRVVDRAKELLQMLLKQGKQVSEDLVKSVREAVEIEEVVIYGEDHLPAGPNVEKSEAIIVVEGRSDVINLLNYGIKNAIAVNGTNVPKTIIELSKKKIVTAFLDGDHGGDLILKELLQVADIDFIARAPPGYEVEELTYKQIVKALRNKVPVEQYIATHNLGDIKKEEKEGKKEDKKEKEPKKEEKKEEKKEGEDLVSLFKDLNSKKEAALLKDNKVILRIPLNELIEKLKSAKEKGDTLVTGGIISQRLVDVAHEKGIGRIIGYKIGNVTKRPLNMKLLTKDMVKK